From a region of the Constantimarinum furrinae genome:
- the rpsO gene encoding 30S ribosomal protein S15, with amino-acid sequence MYLAPEEKEKIFAKHGKSKTDTGSAEGQIALFTYRIDHLSKHLKSNHKDYNTERSLVKLVGKRRSLLDYLMKKDILRYRAIVKELGLRK; translated from the coding sequence ATGTATTTAGCACCAGAAGAAAAAGAAAAGATCTTCGCAAAACACGGAAAATCTAAGACAGATACCGGTTCTGCCGAAGGACAGATCGCGTTATTCACTTATCGCATCGATCATTTATCAAAGCATTTAAAGTCAAATCACAAAGACTATAACACCGAGCGTTCTCTTGTAAAACTAGTAGGGAAGCGTCGTTCTCTGTTAGATTACCTTATGAAAAAGGATATCTTGAGATATCGTGCTATAGTTAAAGAACTAGGATTACGTAAGTAA